The DNA region CGTACTCGATCTGCCCGCCCAGATAGACCACGGCGTCCGGGCCGTGTTGCGAGACGAGCCTGGCGGTGACGCGGGCTGTGTTCACGCGCATCAGCCCGGCGTCCTCCTCCAGCACGCTGTCGCGGAACATTTTCATGAGCAGGGGCCGGGCGTTGAAATCGCGCTCTTCCGGGGTGATGTGCTCCACGCCGTCCGGCCGGAGGTCGAAGTACTGCAGCGCCATGGGGTGGTTGTTGACGTAGTGGTGGACGAAGAGCTTGGCTGTTGCCTCCGGACCTGGAGAGCCGCATCCGGCCAGGGCGGCCGTCAGCAGGAGCAGCGCCAGCCATCGGACCGGCAGCAGGATCGAGCAGGAAAGAATGCCGCGGCAGGAACGCGGCCGCGTATTGGATACGTGTGTTGATGCGAATGGAATGGTGCCAGCCATGGCGCTTCCCCCCGGAAGGTTAGGATACGTATGCGGAGCGGAAGCCGGCGCGCATGGCCCGGCGCTCCGCCGCAGAGGCGTTGCCATCGGAATACGAGTCGTATCATCCTAACGGAACAGGGAGCGAGGGCAAGGGGGCAGGGCAGTTTTCCGGTGTCTTTTCGATCCGGAGACTGCACCGGGCACCGGCGTTGTCTCCGAAGAAAAGCGTCGCCCTCGGATATCTGTCATCCGGGAGCGACGCCTAGTGGTTGTGTGGAAGTAGGCCGCGTTGCGGAAAAGGCGATTCGCCCTGCCGCTACTCGGTTACAATGCCCCAGCGTTTGGCCAGCAGGTCCCTCGGCAGGGTCCAGACCTGCCGGTGCAGGTCGGACAGCGCGCGCGGGTCATACAACAGCGCTTTCTTCTGGAACGGCGTCAGGGATTCCGGACCGTTCTCCAGCGCCTTGGCCACGAACTCGTCCCGCTCTGCGCAGACTGAGGGATTCAGCTGCTTGGAGCCGTTGAGCTGACGCAGATGGAGGCCGCATGTGGCCGGGTCCACCACGGCCAGGGCAAAGCCGCGGCCATTGGGTATGGACAGCGGCCGCCTGGCGGCAACGTTGCGCTCGTACGCCTCGGCGGTCTCCACCAGCTCGCGCGGCGGGTCCACCTCCTCAGGCGTTCTCAGAAAGCCCATGCGGTACATGGCCCTGCCCAGGCTGGGCTTGCTCGTCCACACCGAGATGGGGATGGAGAGCACGATGGGCATGAAGATGGGCGAGACCCACCAGAAGAATTCCCGGTTGAGCAGGAACAGGGCAAAGCCCCACAGCGCAGCCAGGATGGTGCCGCCCAGATGGGAACGCACGGCCTCGCCCCACGTGGTGGGCGCGTCCTCGCGTTGTTGGCTCAGCCAATGGGTCTCGAAGCCGAGCAGGGTGGCGAACACGAACTTGCTGTGGAAGAGCATGCGCGTGGGGGCGAGCAGGGTGGAGGTCAGGACCTCGATGAAGATGCTGATGGGCAGGCGGAAGAAGCCGCCGAACCCCTTGCTGCGGCCCTTGATGACCACGAGCATGAAGACCAGGATCTTGGGCATGAAGAGCAGCACGCCCGTGGTGGCCAGCAGGCTGAGCGCCCACCATGGCTCCCAGCTTGGCCACTGGGGAAAGAGGCTTTTGGCGTTGCTGAAGTAGCTGGGCTCGGTGAACGCCTCCACAATGGCCTCGGCCGAGGATACGGCCAGGAAGAGGAACCACAGGAGGGCCGAGCCGTAGGCCATGATGCCGTTGAGGAACAGGGCGCGGTGGGCCGAGAAGATGCCGCGGGTGAAGACCAGGCGCAGGTGCTGGAGGTTGCCCTTGCACCAGCGGCGGTCGCGCGTCATCTCGGAAAGCAGGTTGGGCGGCCCCTTCTCGTAGCTGCCGGGCAGATCGTACGCCAGCCAGACCTCGTAGCCGGCCCGGCGCATCAGCGCGGACTCCACGAAGTCGTGGCTGATGATGTCGCCGCCCATGGGCGGCCGTCCGGACAGACGGCCCAGGCCGCAGTGGCGGATAAAGGGCCGCACCCGGATAAAGG from Oceanidesulfovibrio marinus includes:
- the mdoH gene encoding glucans biosynthesis glucosyltransferase MdoH; translation: MPPSVAPNQPHTPPTPAAAGNGSREKEAAGARLMSYLRRLPLAESERLERALRVVRAMHPDEDEPGPAAMQELFEEGVGPATESWPCAQPPISRLSMAPERCNNRPWLARMPRKRMKQRWVKASRHRRVALTLLITGLTAVAAWRMATVLPHQGSTYLEMVLIGVFAILFAWISLGFWTAIAGLGVLIRGTDRFAITRPRPTDNPVRDDVRTALVFPVYNEDMNLVCAGIEAVYNSIERTGRLASYDIYLLSDTQNPDAWVEEEAAWARLVRQLDAEDRIFYRRRRTNIKKKSGNVADFCRRWGKNYTYMTVMDADSVMSGETLNRMVELMERKRNVGILQSLPAGVNQHTFLGRVQQFAARLYGPVFTAGLHYWLLGDAPYWGHNAFIRVRPFIRHCGLGRLSGRPPMGGDIISHDFVESALMRRAGYEVWLAYDLPGSYEKGPPNLLSEMTRDRRWCKGNLQHLRLVFTRGIFSAHRALFLNGIMAYGSALLWFLFLAVSSAEAIVEAFTEPSYFSNAKSLFPQWPSWEPWWALSLLATTGVLLFMPKILVFMLVVIKGRSKGFGGFFRLPISIFIEVLTSTLLAPTRMLFHSKFVFATLLGFETHWLSQQREDAPTTWGEAVRSHLGGTILAALWGFALFLLNREFFWWVSPIFMPIVLSIPISVWTSKPSLGRAMYRMGFLRTPEEVDPPRELVETAEAYERNVAARRPLSIPNGRGFALAVVDPATCGLHLRQLNGSKQLNPSVCAERDEFVAKALENGPESLTPFQKKALLYDPRALSDLHRQVWTLPRDLLAKRWGIVTE